The Labrus mixtus chromosome 18, fLabMix1.1, whole genome shotgun sequence DNA segment AGTCCGAGAAATCGTGTGCTATTTACTGTAACGACAAcgtctttgaaaaaaaataatataccCCGAAGATTCAGCGTGACAAGAGGAGCTGCCATCAGGTGCTTTTGACAGGATGCAGCCAGCTGCTTTGTCTTACTGTCAGCTAAACAGGACCATCCTGGAAACACAACTACTGAAACAGACAACTGCTGCTTTTCTGATGTCCCATGAGTGAAGAGGATGAAGGCTATTTAAATCAGTTTGAACATTTACGGTAACATTTTTGTATCTGCCCACTCCAGTTAGAACAGGAAGTAGGCCGTACGGTCAGTCAAGCTGCACCTTAGCTGGTGGAACGGAGTAACAATAACGTCATGGTTAACTTAATATTCCACCTGCTGAGGCGCTCAAATCTCACGGGGCTGTTTCCTTGTTGTTAACGTGTTATTTCACAAGACTTTTCTTGGCTGGAATTTCTTACTTTTCCATGGaattaattttcatgaaacacaatGGAGTGATATTACCATGCTGAGGCTGACCCAGAGGAAGAGGTTGgcttcctcccccccctcagTTCACACCCCAGCTGTGAGTCTGTCTGAGAGGATGAGATGAGCggatggaggggggaggggggaggggggtggtgtTAAAAAAGGGTGATTCTTCTCCACTATTTCTGTGCCCACTCTGCACTTCCTCATCCTCAAGGTCCCCATCACTCCCCTCAATGAAGCAGTGATGCTGCTTCCACTCACTTCCTCCGTTATGTATGCTGGGGGCTTTGACACATATTGCGTGACCATAGACTTCCAGCTGCACCTATAAAAGGTATTTGAGATTAACGTGTCCTAGGAGTGGAAGTGGATGAGCAAACGGCTACTAATGTACTGATTTATCATCCTGATGCCATGATTCAGGCGTATAGTATGCACCCTCCACACCCCCCAGAAGATCCTAAAATAGCTGGCATTGTGCCCGGCTGATGATGTGTCGTCTCTTTCTGTCACTGGATGTGAAACAAGTTATGACATGTGTTAGCAAAGGGTCCAAAGGCAAGGTCATTCTCTGCCTTACTTCCCTCTGTGCTGACGCACACTGAGGATTGGCGATACGGGTCCGGAAATGCAGATACACACGGGCTTTATACTTGTACACAGACAAGCTCTCACACATCCAATCACACCTCTTGGCGTGGCTTTATAAGCAGCTGTTTTTGGAGGATGTAAAAGCCGCTGATAGAAGCATACATGCTTTCATAACCTGACAAATTCTCACATTCACAAGGCATATTTatagctttctgtgtttttcctccCTTCTCATTCGTCTCCTTTGGAATTCAGAGACTCAGACACAGCTGGATCCCGtctatctcttcctctctcttctgccTCAACtaattctttttttccactcgGCTCTTTGCCCAGACAGTgacattgcccccccccccccccccccctttctccttccctctctcttccagTGTCTTCAAGTGAAATATGCAGGTCTAAAAATATTCTTCCACTTTATCCAAACAACAGCAAAATTGCTGTTCTTGGACCAGAAGtggcagtctttttttttccccccttgggCCGTTTCTCTGGTTCCTGAGAACAGAGCGAGTCTGAGGTTGATGTCCAATCTTGCCAGGATGGAGAATGCTTGTAATCTCTCCTGTCAGAAAGTCCCTCATGCCCTTCGCTTTAGATCCAAACATTAGCGAGTGCTACACTGCTTTTGTAAGGAAACCTATCGGCCTGGATTTGTATATAACTCTGATTTCATTATCTTTCCACAACCTTTTTCCATCTCCATGGGAATATCAAGTATTCAgctctaaatatatatatacacaaatcATGTTCTGGTAaacctttcacctttctgtgtttttagctTGCTGTTGATTTGAAATGCTACGATTATGCTCTTGTATAATCTTCCGAGTAGTGGCTGATGCAGTACTGGATGAGTTGGTAAGCAGCTACTAGCTGCTTGGCCCGATGCCTTCCAAAGCATTTAGATTAAACATGATGCAGAATTTTCCGTAAGTCTCACTGGACATGCCTGATTTCACCAAAACAGAGCCACTGATGTAACTTCTGCTTGTGCAATCATTTATTTGAGTTGGCCCCTATGTGGAAAGCTAGCATGGTTGTTGGGTAGGAATGTGGGCTAGGCGAGAGCAGGTATGCCAACAGGAATTTCGGGGAACATTTCCTCATTACAGATGTTTAGACTTTGCATCCCTTCCTTCAGAGTGTTTAGCCTGTGGAAGTGCCTGCAACACTTCTAAAATACTCAAGCGAATTCTGGTATTCCAGAGCCTAGCGTACACTTAGCACTGATGATGGATATGCTCACTCACTCTCCCTGATATACACTTCAGAAAAAGAATCTACCACTATTGAGGTTTGGGGTCTGTCTAAACAGTCGCTCTGTTATGTGAAAGCTGGAACAACTCAAAATGTTGGTAAACAACTTGCAGAGATAAGGATATAttgcaaataaatataaatgctgGTTTTGTTGCATCAGTTTTTGCATTCAAAATGTTTGCCTGTATTTTAAATACACCAGATTGTCCGACTGTAACTTGTAACTGTCCATATGGAGTTGCCTAAATTGTtgcaaaaagtattttttagcATTAAATTCCAAGTAAGAGTTAGTCTTAGTGAATACATTACTGCAGCTAAAAATCTGGTGAACTAAAATCACCATCAGCTAAATCTTTAATACTGGGAAAAGGTATCAATATTTTGTTAAATTCTCTGAGAATAAGAATATCAAACTACCCTCTTCGTAaggtttagtttgttttcacactatGAACTCAACATCATCAGAAGAGTAACTTCCATTCTCTGTGATTGTGACCTTGACACAAATGTAGCATCAGTCCAGAGTTAAAGATTTGTCTTTGTCCTTGTCTTTTCTCTCCAGATATTCCCCGACCCCTCAGACTTCGACCGCTGCTGTAAACTCAAAGATCGCCTGCCCTCCATCGTGGTGGAGCCGACGGAGGGAGAGGTGGAGAGCGGGGAGCTGCGCTGGCCTCCAGAGGAGTTTCTGGTcagcgaagaagaagaagaagaggaggaagaagaagaggaggaggaagacgagcaGAATAATGGCAGCACCCCAAACGGACAGCCGACACAGAATTCACAGCATTAAAAGGCTGTGTTGTAGCATCCACGctctcttgtttctttctgttgGACTCTTTTCTTCACACTGGTTCCACTGCTCCTCCGGCACCTCCGACAGAATCAGACGGCAGACACGCGCTCAGTGTCTCATGATACCATCTCGTTGCCCTTGACACCAAAGCATCACACCCCCGAGAGAAGCAATACACAAGAAACAAACCCTCACATGAAGAAGTATCCTCCCAGTCTGCAAACGCACCAAAACAGGCTTGAAAAGAACAGACGTGCGCACTCATAACCTACACTTCCTACCACGCCTGTCGCAGTGTGTGTCTCCGCCTGGAAGATGTCCTGTTGGACAGTGGCAGCTCTGAGCTCCATGGACAGCTCTCACACTGTAAAGGGGGCTGCGACTGCTCTCCATttaactccaaaaaaaaaaaaaaaaaatggctggcGTCATGACCCCAGAGACTCTCATACAGAACTATTGTGGTGCCCGTGGGAATAATTGTCTTCAGTACGCAGTCTGTACCTGTGTTCAGTTTCTGGATTGGTATGTTGGTTATTGTGATTGCCACTGCTGTGTTTCTGAGAAGTGAATGTTTTGTGATTTGAGAAGTGGGTGttcgtgtaaaaaaaaaaatgttccttggGACTTTTGGTTTCCCTCAACAAGATTTGtctaaaatattttctgtgatCTTAACATCagagattcatttaaaaaaaaaaaaaaaatacgggAATGTTGGAATCATTTTATAAAGGTGAAAAGAGAGCGAGATAAAACAAACCAGCATGCCCCTCtttgttaatgtaaaaaaaaaaaaaatcattgtacAAATTCTTGTTATGCAGTCAGAGCTCAATCTATGTTATGATCCTCtcatggggggaggggggtcccCTGTAAGCCTTATGACAACAGACTTGGATCACAAAGATAAATTTGATGTAAAGTAATTGTTATTAACGACAGAAAAGTCTAATATTTGGAAAAAAGCAGTTTGTAAAACGATGTACAGACCCAATCTAGGATGTTGTAAATACTTGTTCCCTATGAGCCGAACCCTGAGGCCTTGTGGTGCGCTGCTCATGTTTGTACTCTGGGTTTGGTTTCCTTtttaagaaagacaaagagtgaGAATCCCTCTGAGCTGTACACACCTGAACCTAAAAGTTAACTGTCTTTAGTCTTCctgttctttcttcttcttttcttttcttttttaaactgccATATTATTTTGATGCAGTGGAGTTCAGGTCACAAAGAAATCACACCGTATAGGACAGAATTCAGATGCGTAAGGCAATATCTTAAAACCCATTTTCATAACACGGTTAGTCCTGCATTCGCCAAAAGTTGCTCTCTGGTTGTAATGTCTGTCATTTAATTTGTCTGTACCGAAGTCTCAAAAGTTGATGTTACTTTGTTCACTCTTTAAATATCAACTGGTTGTTTGTGGAACAGTTCTTGTAAGTCAATAAGTGAAAAAAGTCGCAATATGAAATCCTGTTGTTCAAGCATGACTGAGATATGTCTGTGTTATAACTTCTCGTTCGAGTGGCATTAGGGCTGTGTACagaacatctctctctctctcgctctctcgctctctctctttctcctgtcCGTCACCTACAGGTCCcacattgtttttgtaaagctcAGGGAGATTAGCCgccatctttctcttttttctttgttttttttgtatttagacCACTTTTCTCTGTGACGATAACAGAGgctgtaaataaacatttgaatttgcTATCCAACTTTGTGACTCTGCTGTGAAAATAATTGACTTTGAAGAGTCACTGCCGTGTTTACTGCACTGTCTTTTTAGGGGCACTCCAAGAGACTAAACTTCTGTGTTTACTTTTACTTTCCTTCAtgtgaaaccccccccccccccccctcccctttcacCCACTGGCTTCACCTGCAGTggttagaagaagaaaacaaaaaaaaaagttctactTCCTGCTCTGCATCTCACATACAGTTTCTCTCTACGAATGCAGATGCTTGTATCAAAAAACATGTAGACATGAGAATAAGCCACATGCTACATCCTGTCTTCAACTtgcacacactttgatacaacAATTTCTAATCTAGCTTAAAAATATAACGGCGCTTTCTGGAATTATGGAGAACGTGGGGTTGACCTGCAATCCTTtttggaggcttttttttttgtttccatgatCAAAGTAAATGAGGATAGTGCAGCAGGGTATAAAAGCCTGTGGAAGCAGCTCCTCACGCTCTCCCCATAAACACTTACCACAATGATACAGGACTAATAAAATGTGGTTGAGTGGAAACGTTCTAATGGGGAACTGGGGGATTTACAGGAATAAACAGAAAGCTTAGTGATCACTGTTACAATGGAAACTTCTCAGGTGATTTGCAGTTCTGTACGACCCACCGGGTCAAGTTTGATTGCCCAGTACCGGGAATAGTCCATCAGGGGTGCTGCTGTAGGTCCTTCAGCCCTGATGGATTTGCTAAGGTGGTACTCTCGGGGTCTTTGGGTCACTTCCTGGAAGGGGAACAATGCACTGACATTCTGTCTCACTTCCTTCTtcctggaaaaaataaaaataaaaataatcagaatGTTATTAATACCCGCTTGTTGATAATGGACGATCAGCAGCGGAGTGCATCCGGTGGCCACTTCTGTAAAGGCAAGACAAGGAATGTCCTTTATCCCTTTCTTATTGCCTGCCCCTTGATCTCAGTGGAAAATGCCATGAGATCAAGAAGAAATCACGAGAGTTAGGAAAGGACAGACGCAGTTCTCCTCCGAGAGACTCGCTGAACTCGCATCCAGCTACGCAGTCGTGTGACGTCAGCCGGAGACCTCTGAACTTTGCATTGACTTTCAAATGGAGAAAGTAATGGTGAGAGAGCAATAAACTTCAGCTTTAATAAACAAAGGTCCTGAGTTTTCATGGGGCTTTAAGAGATATGAAAGGAAGGCCCTGAAGCAACGGTTCATAGCATTATGACTTTTCAGCAGCTTTTATCTTCAGCCACTGACTCACAGAAAACATCTGCtcttcaattaaattaaattaaatgcgACTACAGTTTAAATTTGAGTTGCCCTTGACACCAGCACATCACTGTTACACTGCAGCGGGGCTAAAACTGCTCTGTGCTTATCAACAAAATAGCGAGGGTCATGCCCCCAGAACTATTTTGGGACAATGTTCTGACAGTTTTAGCTTCTGGATTAATATGTAAACTCCTCTGATTGTCACTGCTGGTTATAGATTTGTCTGTTTCTGAGAGGTTAATATTTAATGAGAGCAAAATGTTTCCGGACAGTTTCTCTCCATCCCCTTTAGAATGAATCTTAAATGATTTTCTGtgactttagaaaaaaaaaaaaaaagcatcctgGAATCATTTTAGTGAAATGTGCAGGGATTGTAGGAAAAACTAAACCAGCGTGGGGGGCTTTGCCTCTCTGTGATCAATTTGTTGTAGAAATGCTTGTCATGCATTGAGGGCACAGTCATGCTATGATCCTCTCATCACACTGACCTCCTCGTGTGAGCCTTGTTACAGTCTGGCTTACAGGAGGCCGTAATTGGATGACAAAAGAAACGAGGACAACGTGGACTAAATGTCACAGAAGCAGGTTAGTGTGGTAAGGgcacagctgtaaaaaaaagactgaaattacACATAAAGAAAAGGAATGACCCAATAGAGGACGTGTGATTACTTGTTCCCAATGAGCCAACAGCAGGCATGAAGTGGCTTGTAGTGGGTTTGGTTGATATTTTAGTAAGACAAAAACTGAACTGTACACACTTGAACTTACAATTGTCTGTCTTTCCTgtagtgttctttttttaaaaatcagtccTCCTTTTCCCTTTCAAACCTGAATGGAAAGGAGAGCTGAACAAAATGTGAACAGGAGTTCATGAAAACAATTTTTCCATAATCTTGGCAGTTCAAAGTTTAACTGCAGGAATTTTCAGTTACATCACCAAGTAAGAGCTCCCTTAAAAGGCCCGGAAACCTTTCCTAACCCTGATGGGGCCCAACATGAAGACCTGTCCAaattagaaacatttttttagtccACGTCTTGGTTTTAGTCACTAGCATGGCTCAGCAAAGGCAGCAATCTCCTCTGAACCAAACAGGGTCTAACAATATTTAAATACGATTTTTGTTGTACTTGGGTTATTGATTATGTTGCTgagagacagcatttccagaacttatatcatttttatttttcaatatatgcattcttgttaaaaaaattagATTACACAACtatttattgttatttctgTTCACCCAAAACGTAGCTCTTAGGAACATTTTAGCGTAGCTCTGCTTAGCTTACAGACCAAAAACAGCTAGCCTGAAGTTCTCCCAATGATAAGAAAAGTCTACACCAGCACATCTAAAGCTCAAAAATCAACATTATATAtcttgtttgattatttttaattgtataCTGATGAAAAATACTAGGCCTAACTATGCTAGCTAAGAAACTTGAGCTGGTTTCATTGACTTCGCTAACTCGCAGAGATGCTAGGAGAGGTGCTAACAGAGATGCTAATAGAGCAACTGAGCATATTCTGTTGTTAAATAAGTATCTTCTAAATGTTGACTataattttaaacattattgCTTGTTAACTAAAACAAAATGACTTCAAAACAAGTTTTGAGGCGTTTTATTTTGTGTCCTATTAGCCTTCATGTGTTTAATTAACTTACCTGCACATTTTAACCACCTTGTCTCCTATGTGTGGAAAATATCTACAGTGTTAA contains these protein-coding regions:
- the lbh gene encoding protein LBH; its protein translation is MSVFSPQIYCPVFVPGRDMTEVMINSTPMEDMRLSPSKDRLSFQIFPDPSDFDRCCKLKDRLPSIVVEPTEGEVESGELRWPPEEFLVSEEEEEEEEEEEEEEDEQNNGSTPNGQPTQNSQH